GCTGCTTCAGCGGCTCGAGCTGGCCGGCAACGAGCTCTCCGGCGAGATCCCCGGCACCATCGCGTCGTCGGCGTCGCTGTCGTTCATCGACGTGTCGCGCAACCGCCTCCAGGGCTCGCTGCCGTCGAGCCTCTTCGCCATCCCGGGCTTGCAGAGCTTCATGGCGGCCGGCAACATGATCTCCGGCGAGCTCCCCGACCAGTTCCAGGACTGCCTCGCGTTGGGCGCGCTGGACTTGTCGGGAAACCGGCTCCTCGGCAAGATCCCGTCGAGCCTCGCCTCGTGCGCAAGGCTGGTCAACCTAAACCTCCGGCACAACGGGCTCACCGGCGAGATTCCCCCGGCGCTGGCCAAGATGCCGGCGCTCGCTATTCTTGATCTGTCGAGCAACTTCTTGACCGGCGGCATACCGGACAACTTCGGGGGCTCGCCAGCGCTCGAGACGCTCAACCTGGCGTACAACAACCTCACCGGGCCAGTGCCGGGGAACGGTGTCCTGCGCACGATCAACCCGGACGAGCTGGCCGGAAACGCCGGGCTGTGCGGTGGCGTGCTCCCGCCGTGCTCCGGGAGCCACGGCGCCGGTCTGTCCCGCGCGCGCGGGGGCAGCGGCGCGCGCCTCAAGCACGTCGCGGTGGGTTGGCTCGTGGGGATGGTCGTCGTGATCGCCGCGTTCACGGCCCTGTTCGGCGGCTGGCACGCGTACCGCCGGTGGTACGTCGTCGGCGGCGCCGGGGAGTACGAGTCCGGGGCGTGGCCGTGGCGGCTGACGGCGTTCCAGCGGCTGGGGTTCACGTGCGCTGACGTGCTCGCGTGCGTCAAGGAGGCGAACGTGGTCGGCATGGGCGCCACCGGCGTCGTGTACAAGGCCGAGCTCCCGCGCGCCCGCACCGTGATCGCCGTCAAGAAGCTCTGGCGCCCagcggcgacggacggcgacGCGGTCCGCAACCTCACCGACGACGTGCTCAAGGAAGTGGGCCTCCTCGGCCGGCTCCGGCACCGGAACATCGTCCGGCTGCTCGGGTACATGCACAACGACGCGGACGCCATGATGCTGTACGAGTTCATGCCCAACGGCAGCCTGTGGGAGGCGCTGCACAGCGGGCCGCCGGAGTCGAGGACGATGCTGACGGACTGGGTGTCCCGGTACGACGTGGCCGCCGGCGTGGCGCAGGGGCTCGCGTACCTCCACCACGACTGCCACCCGCCGGTGCTCCACCGCGACATCAAGTCCAACAACATCCTGCTCGACGCCGACATGCAGGCCCGCGTCGCCGACTTCGGCCTCGCCCGCGCGCTCGGCCGCTCCGGCGAGTCCGTCTCCGTCGTCGCCGGCTCCTACGGCTACATCGCGCCCGAGTACGGCTACACGCTCAAGGTGGACCAGAAGAGCGACATCTACAGCTACGGGGTGGTGCTCATGGAGCTCATCACGGGGCGGAGGCCCGTGGAGACGGCGGCGTTCGGGGAGGGGCAGGACGTCGTCGGCTGGGTCAGGGAGAAGATCCGGAGCAACACCGTGGAGGAGCACCTGGACCCGCTCGTCGGCGGCGGCTGCGCGCACGTCAGGGAGGAGATGCTGCTCGTGCTCCGCATCGCCGTGCTCTGCACCGCCAAGCTGCCCAGGGACAGGCCCTCCATGCGCGACGTGCTCACCATGCTCGGAGAGGCCAAGCCACGGCGGAAGAGCGGGAGCTCTGCTGCCGCCGGTAATGTCGCCGCCGTGGCCGTGGCCGCGCCCGTCGTTGACAAGGACAAGCCGGTTTTCAGCACGACGCTGGACTCCGTCTGATAGAATGATTCTTTTTCACCCTTTTGTATGTAGACTTTTTTCCCCcttgattaattaattaattttgaGATTGTATAAGCAACCGTTTGATGTCAGGATTAATAATTAGGCACATAGATAAACCATGTAAATTAATGTATAAGAAGGCCAATAAGCACAGGTATTCATGGAAGTAGTACTACTGTATACTACATAAGGATGAAGATACACATATATGAATCGAGAATTCAAACAGTTTACCTGCACATCAGTTAGCTGATTCGAATTCGGCGTCAATCGATTTTGTGAatgaaggaagaagaaggaaggagaagggggggCCTCGCCGGAGAGAAAGAAGGGGCCACCGTCATCACCCtagtgtctatcttagggttctgggTAGGGGCGGTGGTCGACGACGGTGGTGAGGGGCGGTGGTGTGAGGgttcgccggagaaaaagctcagtgcaagggggcctagagggatggccggggcggcggaggaccggcggtggggagtggtttcggggagggcaGGGCGGCGAGGGAGCGCGAGAgcgccgccggccgcgggtggcgggggccggcggttaggccagtggtggctggcggctcaagaAAGGAGAAGTGTCCAGAGGTTGAAGAACACTGTGTGTCATTGATTTTCCATCCAACGAtgcaaaaatcgactgacctcaAACCAAAAATTCAGCTGACTGATTTCTAGCCATTCCCGAAATGTGTATATTATTTTATGGGAAATGTTTGCCCCCAGTCGGCTCATAATTACAATGCTTCCGTTGCACGTCTTGTTGCTTCCTTTTCTAGAAACAATCCCGCAACAAGTAGTCTATTGAAAAAAAATCCGCACAAGACGGTTGTTGCAAAAAAATTCTACAACAAGACCTCCGTTGCAAAAATATTCTGCAACAAGGCGTCTATTGCTAAAAATTCTGCAACAAAATGTCTGTTGCAAGAAATTTTCGTAACAAGTCATATGTTGTAATGGTGTACGATAACACTCGGCCGCTCGATGGGACAACTCTAACGGCTCGTGGTCCGGCTGATCTTTCGAAAAGATCAACCGCGGACGCGTAGCACGCCCCTTATTTTATCGGATTTGGCAGATGAGAACTGACAAAGTTTTATATCTAATTAAAGTGACATTTAATTTTACACGGAGATTTTGTgttttttttaacacggtacaaaCGCATACACTTACCCCCTATGAGCGCACATATGCATATCCTACCCCTAttagcaccttcgagagactgagccagcatatcatcttgagatttacgaagtcatcATAGGCgtctcgtcgtcgacgggaacgtctttCCATTGAAAGCGCATCGcaggaaatcctgaaataaatctaGGAATAATGCGAGCAATAGGACTTGAACCTTGGTGGGCCGGGCGTATCACTGTCCCTCTAACCATTCAACCATAGGTTAATTTTACACGTAGATTTTgtgtttctttttttctttttccattTGATTGATTTATGTTTCACATTTTTCCTATTTGACTTTATTTTTCACACTCTGTGCAACTACATTTACACGTCCGTCCAACGCGCGCAAATGCATGTACATCCGTCGTGCACAACGGTAGTTTCACATAtacagtttttctttttctttttccatgCAACAACACTTGCACGTCCCTGACAACACACAACTTTGTATCCTCGCACAAGTTGCGCAACTACAACATGTCCGCCATCCGTGCGCGCAACTTTATTTACTCCCACTtcaaaaaaaaactttatttactCCAGCCCACAAAGAAGGAAACTAGAAGCAAAAATAGCCTTGTGTCATTATTTTTGCTTCTAGTTTATTTCTATGTGTGATGAAAACTAGGACCCACGTATTATAGGGGAGCGCTAACAAGTGGGGATCTAGAGGTGTTTTGGTTACTCCACCCTCGTCAATGGCCTTTGACCAAACGGTAACGGTGCcgaatggcatttttgagcataCGCTTAAGGGAAGGATGACAATTTTTGGTAGCTAAAATTTTTAGTGACAAAACTGAGTAGTATGACACATCGTGGCAAAACTAATGAAAAAATGCTAATTCACTTGGATGAGACTTAGTAATAGTTAATTCGCATCTAGATGCGAGCAAGCCAcacccttaacttaaatatctaacAGCAGGATGATTATTCCCCCTTGTATGtagactcccccccccccccccccccctagattAATATATGTTGAGATTGTAAGCAACAATTTGATGTCAGGGTTAATTAGGCACATAGATAAACCATGTAAATTAATGTAAGAAGGCCAATAAGCACAACTATTCATGGAAGTAGTACATAAGGACGGAAATTGACAAAGTTTTATCTAATTAAAGTGACATTTAGTTTTACACGAAGATTGTCTGTTCTTATTCCTTTTTTTGATTGATTTATGTTCCATATTTTCTATTTGAGTTTTTTCATGTGGTCGACTGTGCGTACGGCACGTTGGCGCAAAATGGGGAGAATAGGTGAATTCCGGCTAGGCAAGCGGCACATGTTTGTAGGCGAGAGTGATTGGGCTGGCCCTACACATGAGTTGGCCGATATTAATGTTCCTTAATACGAAATCACTAACTAAGAAATACTTTTTCGAAAGATCACTCTCACCTTTTTAGGTTCTGACAATTGGCGTGCTGCATGTGCACCACTTGTCGCAACCGGTGAGTTTTTCGGTTTtttagatccgtttattcaaaacgttttatctttTAAACCGTGCATCCAAATTTTAAACCGTTTTCATCATGGGATTcatcgcgtcgagatcttcaaaagtAAATCACATGTtgataaataaataaaaaaggacgaaaaaaccgaacctggggcacttttttcttttctttccggaagccgtttctgagaggcacggccgtgcctctcggcgAGAGGATCTCGCAGAAGCAAAACCACTAGTGCAGAATTGggctttagcaccggttcgtgaggccctttagtgccggttctgtaaccggcactaaagggtggggactgaaggtcccccccctttagtcccggttcaacacgaaccaccactaaagggccaccacgtggcacgagcccgcgccgggggcggggagacctttagtatcggttggtaacaccaaccggtactaaaaggttTAGGGGTTTTGGTTTTATGATTTACTTTTCCTTTAATTTCGTGTTTTcatttaatttttttatttgttgttattttacgatactacatattgtacatgTTATGCATATGGTACCATGCCTCTCGCCGAAGGAAAAAAGAAGAGCAAACACGTCTTTTTTTCATTTCGTAGATGCACGGCCTTGCCTTTtcagaagcaaaaccgtgcctctcattgaaggaaaaaaaggagaaaaaataTTTTTCCGTTTCCGgaaggcacggccgtgcctctcatgGAAGAAAAATTGTGTCTCCCGCGGAAGTAAAACCATGCCTCTCGTGGACGAAAATAAACGCATTTTTTTCATTTacaagaggcacggccgtgcctcttgcggaagcaaaaccgtgcctctcatgaaagcaaaaccatgcctctcTCACGGAAGAAAAAAATAGAGAAAACGTGGATTTTTTGTTTCCGAGACGCACAGACGtccctctcgcggaagcaaaaccataCCTCATGGAAGCGAAATCGTGCCTCTCAAGGaaggaaaaaaaaaggaaaacgcgATTTTTCACGCAAAAGAAATTCTTTTTTCGATTTTTTTGTCgaaaagctaagaaagaccgTTGGAAAACCGAAAAGTTAAAAAACCTTGGAAGAAACCATCTAAAAAAGCTGAAAACGCGtccgaaaaataaaaaaattcaggAGCGAGCGCCCAGAACGCGACATGTGGCGGTGGCTCAGAGTGCGCCAAGTAGCATGCTCTCACCCCCAAGTGATCATTGTGAGGCTTCCAAAGGAGGGCTCGTCAACTAGTTGCTCTATGATTAATACCTTTCTGGACCGGACCTGGCCTTCCCAATTTATTTCCTATTTGGCGCCCTCAGCGGCGGTTATAGGCTAATTTGCCGACCAGCGCACACCCCCTTCATgatgggccagcccatttaaaCTTTTTGTCTCTTTCCCGCTAAAGATCAAAAAGGTCACAAGCGCTGTCAGTGGAACCTAAGTTTTTTGTTCAGTTCGAACCGCTATAACCACTAGGACACATCATCGGCTATGCGCATTTACTTCTTTCTTCCATTTTGGGCGGTGGgtattttgttttttcttttattttattttctttcatCTTTTGCTTTTTTTATATGCTACTATTTCTAAATAGAAACTTCCTTCAAATTTGATAAATATTTACAAATATTTCTTGAAAAATCTTTGAActtttttttccaaatttgatgaactttttgcGGATTATTTTATCAAATTCAATTAAATTTTTTAAATCCAATGAACTATTTTCAAAATTGTGAACTTTTTTCTAGCTTGATGAACGTTTTTAAAATTTGATGAATTTTTTACAAAATTTGTGAACCATTttctcaaattcgatgaacttttttcaaaattgtgaACTTTTCAAAATTCGACGAAATTTTTTGGATTTGATTTTTAAAATTTGACaaattttttcaaaatttgatgAAATGTTTTCATATTTAATGATATTTTTTCACATATAAATTTTCTTGAAATTGATGATTTtgtttttcaaaatcgatgaacttttttcatagTCAATGAtttttgtagcgacccgacctcaaacggtcaagtctctgtgctttagtgtcatccctgaatcggtaatgctgacacacacagtactcgaaggatttaatACAGAGTAgtaatcacacacttattacaacgaatgtctcaaaagagaacttattacaataaatatgacataaggccatctaatacgataacagcggaaggcttggaagataaagtgagtccatcaactccaacggcatagctgagctacacggcaacgacctaacgaaccttactcctcgtctgaaaagtctgcaacataatacgttgcagcccgaaacgggtcagcacatggaatatgctggcaatataacacactAGAGCaagaacataataatgctatcactacatgcatatttggctggtggaaaggctctatggttatagttttgcgaaagccaatttttccgtacaaccaaggaataaattttattttaactatcatggtagttgaaacatcattgagaaggttcctccaactcaatcccaattaaaagtaattatcaacccaacataTTAAATTAGGGTGATGAGATACATATGAtactccaagtactagatactcaagatgtccataaccggggacacggctaaccatgattagattgtacactctgcagaggttttcGCACTTTTctccacaagactcgatcgcctccgttgaatttctcgcactgcatggtgtttgagaaacggatgaccgagacacagtctttcagaagcattaactctaaccccgggtagacagtaccaacctacatccctctacatctgctagcctaccactggaagaggtcatgcaacttactcaactatgctagagcccataatagcttgtggctgcacacggaagtttctagcatgaaatatctcagttccctttgagcctgggtggcggacattaggattatcacacgggtactccgggatatcctaggacaacactggattctccaggtgcccgacaagcaatccacccagatgtgtattaaagttgtcaccttaagttgaaccattaattaacaatctcacatctgtcatggattcactcacccaaaccacgtctacgagcatagcatagcaatataagcaatacatagaagtaactcccaagggtttgataataacagggcaataggttctacctcatcaactacttcccaatacccacaagttaatcacatcctaagcatgcagtgtttgaggatttgagctaatgcataaaactgggtatgaaaagagtatgatcaatgtggtaattgccttgctgatgatccgcaaaacttagagactcgtagtagcacgcttcgcactccgggaattctatcaccaacaaacaatagcatacataagcaatcaagcaaagatgcacgggtaaaactcaaataagaagatctaaccagaaagttcaacttaagaactccggtttgcaaaaagaatcaaatcaaacggaacaacgaaactcaaactgcgaaagaaacaagatccgtttactaatctggactaaagtcaaattttatagtaccaaaatcttgttcaagttggttaaacagaaagagggtttcgagacgaagatctaggcgcttgaatcgcctgattctgataaacgagcgaaaagataaactaaaacgaaaatcggatcagaaatcgcgtttgaaaataatcgcgaaaaacccgagaaaaagaaaaaactggggaggctgggccagctgggcctcggcccagttcggtccggcgGGCTTCTTTAAAAAAATAGATTCTGCCGAAAAGATAttctaaaaaaataaataaaaatacaaaaataccaaaacaaattttcaccatctaaacgaaatatttagaacaaggtgaacattttccTGGCCTGAAATGCAacttttgaaaaatgcatattttcctatgcaaataaaatagcaataaaatccgaataaaattaaatatttgattttaatatttttcctccaatatttcatttattttggagaagtcatattgtctcctctcatatattttttaatatgaaatattttcggagagaaaaataattaaaataaataatcctcgtttcaatatttgataaaattcaaatatgaaaacagtgaaatccccaactctctccgagggtccttgagttgcttagaatttcgaggcgAAACGAATGTGCAATataaatatgatatgcatgaatgacctatgtataacattccaaattggatgaactttttcaaaatggatgaactttttcaaatatGTGATTTTTTTGCAAACTCCATGAATTTTTACAAATTATTGATacttttctgaattttttcagaTT
The sequence above is a segment of the Aegilops tauschii subsp. strangulata cultivar AL8/78 chromosome 6, Aet v6.0, whole genome shotgun sequence genome. Coding sequences within it:
- the LOC109751795 gene encoding uncharacterized protein, which translates into the protein MAAARLAVLVVAALAVVLSSVGNVGAAGGDGERGALLALKAGFVDPLGVLGDWKAAGSPHCKWTGVRCNAAGLVDGLDLAGRNLSGKVSADLLRLPALAVLNLSSNAFAAALPRSLAPLSSLQVFDVSQNSFEGAFPAGLGSCAGLVAVNGSGNNFVGALPADLANATSLESIDMRGDFFSGGIPAAYRSLTKLRFLGLSGNNIGGKIPPELGELESLESLIIGYNELEGPIPPELGNLANLQDLDLAIGNLEGPIPPEIGRLPALTSLFLYKNSLEGKIPPELGNASSLVFLDLSDNLLTGPIPAEVARLSNLQLLNLMCNHLDGAVPAAIGDMKKLEVLELWNNSLTGTLPASLGRSSPLQWVDVSSNALIGEIPAGICDGKALAKMIMFSNGFSGEIPAGLASCASLVRLRAQGNRLNGTIPAGFGKLPLLQRLELAGNELSGEIPGTIASSASLSFIDVSRNRLQGSLPSSLFAIPGLQSFMAAGNMISGELPDQFQDCLALGALDLSGNRLLGKIPSSLASCARLVNLNLRHNGLTGEIPPALAKMPALAILDLSSNFLTGGIPDNFGGSPALETLNLAYNNLTGPVPGNGVLRTINPDELAGNAGLCGGVLPPCSGSHGAGLSRARGGSGARLKHVAVGWLVGMVVVIAAFTALFGGWHAYRRWYVVGGAGEYESGAWPWRLTAFQRLGFTCADVLACVKEANVVGMGATGVVYKAELPRARTVIAVKKLWRPAATDGDAVRNLTDDVLKEVGLLGRLRHRNIVRLLGYMHNDADAMMLYEFMPNGSLWEALHSGPPESRTMLTDWVSRYDVAAGVAQGLAYLHHDCHPPVLHRDIKSNNILLDADMQARVADFGLARALGRSGESVSVVAGSYGYIAPEYGYTLKVDQKSDIYSYGVVLMELITGRRPVETAAFGEGQDVVGWVREKIRSNTVEEHLDPLVGGGCAHVREEMLLVLRIAVLCTAKLPRDRPSMRDVLTMLGEAKPRRKSGSSAAAGNVAAVAVAAPVVDKDKPVFSTTLDSV